The following DNA comes from Gordonia zhaorongruii.
AGCGCGAGCGCCCGGTCCGCACTGGGTCGCGACGTTTTGACCTGCGTCGCCGCGCCCGCGTACTCTGGTTCGCTGGCGCTTTGCACATCGAGCCCCCGGGTCCCCACTGGTCGCCGGGAATCTGCTCGCAAGGTGTCGTGACCAGCAACAAAGCAAACCGAAGTGAGGACTCCTGTGGGTACCTACAGCCCGAAGGCCGGTGACATCACACGTACGTGGCATGTCATCGACGCCACCGATGTGGTGCTCGGCCGCCTCGCCGTGCAGAGCGCGAACCTGCTCCGCGGCAAGCACAAGCCGACCTACGCCCCGCACGTCGACGGTGGCGACTACGTCATCATCGTCAACGCCGACAAGGTCGCGATCAGCGGCGACAAGGCGAACAAGAAGCGCCTTTACCACCACTCGGGTCACCCGGGCGGCCTCAAGTCCCGCACTGTCGGCGAGGTCCTCGAGACCCGTCCCGACCGTCTCGTGGAGAAGGCAGTCAAGGGCATGCTCCCGAAGAACAAGCTGGGTAACGCCATCGGCTCCAAGCTGAAGGTGTACGCAGGCCCGAATCATCCGCATGCGGCTCAGCAGCCCGTTCCCTTCGAGATCAAGCAGGTGTCCCAGTGAGCAACGAGAACGAGAACGTGAACGACGTCGAGGTCGTCGCTGACGAGGTCGTGCTGGAAGACGGCTCGTACACCTCCGAATCGACCGGCGAGGCTCCTGCCGCCGACGCCGCGCCCACGCGTGGCCCGGTTGTCCTGGACCGCCCGATTCAGACCGTCGGTCGCCGCAAGGAGGCCGTCGTCCGCGTCCGCCTCGTCGCGGGCACCGGCGAGTTCTCCCTGAACGGCCGCGCCCTCGATGAGTACTTCCCGAACAAGGTCCACCAGCAGCTCATCAAGGATCCGCTGGTGCTGGTCGAGCGCACCGAGACCTTCGACGTCCACGCCAAGCTGGTCGGTGGCGGCCCGTCGGGCCAGGCAGGCGCACTGCGTCTGGCTATCGCCCGCGCCCTCATCGAGGTCAGCCCCGAGGATCGCCCGGCCCTGAAGAAGGCAGGCTTCCTCACTCGCGACGCGCGTGCCGTCGAGCGCAAGAAGTACGGCCTGAAGAAGGCCCGTAAGGCCTCGCAGTACAGCAAGCGCTGATCGCTTCGCATACTGTGGCACGCCTTTTCGGCACCGACGGCGTCCGAGGCCGGGCCAACGACCAGCTCACCGCAGAGCTGGCGTTGCGTCTGGCCTCGGCCGCCGTTTCGGTACTCGGTGCAGATACGAACTCCGGCCCTGACGAATCGGGCCGCAGACCGCGCGTCGTGGTCGGCCGCGACCCCCGCGCTTCCGGTGAGCTGCTCGAGGCCGCGCTGTGCGCAGGCCTCGCCGCT
Coding sequences within:
- the rpsI gene encoding 30S ribosomal protein S9; translated protein: MSNENENVNDVEVVADEVVLEDGSYTSESTGEAPAADAAPTRGPVVLDRPIQTVGRRKEAVVRVRLVAGTGEFSLNGRALDEYFPNKVHQQLIKDPLVLVERTETFDVHAKLVGGGPSGQAGALRLAIARALIEVSPEDRPALKKAGFLTRDARAVERKKYGLKKARKASQYSKR
- the rplM gene encoding 50S ribosomal protein L13, translated to MGTYSPKAGDITRTWHVIDATDVVLGRLAVQSANLLRGKHKPTYAPHVDGGDYVIIVNADKVAISGDKANKKRLYHHSGHPGGLKSRTVGEVLETRPDRLVEKAVKGMLPKNKLGNAIGSKLKVYAGPNHPHAAQQPVPFEIKQVSQ